The following coding sequences are from one Phormidium ambiguum IAM M-71 window:
- a CDS encoding WGxxGxxG family protein yields MKTGKLSKFLGASLVTLSLASLPIALPVSAQTGTTTDTTTEGVNTTGRTVNYERDTFDWGWLGLLGLIGLAGLAGRNKHEESVRYREPDEASRPGTRY; encoded by the coding sequence ATGAAAACTGGCAAATTATCCAAGTTTTTAGGCGCTAGCTTGGTGACTTTGAGTTTAGCATCTTTGCCGATCGCATTACCTGTTTCCGCTCAAACTGGTACAACCACTGATACAACTACTGAAGGTGTAAATACCACTGGTAGAACCGTTAATTATGAAAGAGACACTTTTGATTGGGGTTGGTTAGGTTTACTAGGTTTAATTGGCTTAGCTGGTTTAGCTGGTCGCAACAAACATGAAGAATCAGTTCGTTATCGTGAACCTGACGAAGCAAGTCGTCCAGGCACCAGATATTAA
- a CDS encoding DUF6658 family protein — translation MGNLINFLKKVRIHRILTVLLAVTAILFTTACNSGNVTGARPNNPPVQAGGANNPHKNGGDGYTNFKASTDPRVNSQTVNKERNRADIQLISHQLIAGNIESDASDLLYPGVDATSSKNPDIGPRGERELEKSVTQIPAPRQGVINRNDPDAQILERVGETFKDASAFIKDKFEQPTEPELQVNPAKER, via the coding sequence GTGGGCAATTTAATTAATTTCTTGAAAAAAGTAAGAATTCACAGAATATTGACTGTTTTATTGGCAGTAACAGCGATATTATTTACCACTGCTTGTAATAGTGGTAATGTCACAGGTGCACGCCCAAATAATCCCCCAGTGCAAGCTGGAGGCGCTAATAATCCTCACAAAAATGGTGGAGATGGCTACACTAATTTTAAGGCATCTACCGATCCCAGAGTGAACAGTCAAACTGTCAACAAAGAGCGTAACCGAGCAGACATCCAGTTAATTTCTCATCAGTTAATTGCTGGCAATATTGAGAGTGACGCATCGGATTTACTTTACCCTGGAGTCGATGCTACTAGCTCCAAGAATCCCGATATTGGCCCTAGAGGAGAGAGGGAATTAGAAAAATCAGTTACTCAAATTCCTGCGCCTCGTCAAGGTGTAATTAATCGCAACGATCCTGATGCACAGATTTTAGAAAGAGTTGGTGAAACCTTCAAAGACGCTTCAGCTTTCATCAAAGATAAGTTTGAACAACCTACAGAACCAGAGTTACAAGTTAACCCTGCGAAAGAAAGGTAA
- a CDS encoding DUF6658 family protein, with the protein MNQIISLLNPTRLFRVLTVFLAGLLVIVTTACSDGPANALDKNGRPEIPSNAVSSPYRGGMNGYSDVDPRANTSGLNSKAKDMVKKAEGNIQKGADNLDKYAENYRQGTPLNERVENLSEDVTESARNTVKGVAKGAQRGAENLKENTQNAAQSAPNVVDNAKQNAKNLPHGVTMD; encoded by the coding sequence ATGAACCAAATTATTTCTTTACTAAATCCAACTCGTTTGTTCCGAGTTCTCACCGTTTTTTTGGCTGGACTTTTAGTAATTGTGACGACTGCTTGTAGCGATGGCCCTGCAAATGCTCTAGACAAAAATGGTAGACCAGAAATTCCGTCAAATGCTGTTTCTTCACCTTACAGAGGTGGGATGAACGGTTACAGTGATGTCGATCCAAGAGCAAACACTTCGGGGCTAAATAGTAAGGCTAAGGACATGGTAAAAAAGGCTGAAGGCAACATTCAAAAAGGTGCTGACAACTTAGATAAATATGCGGAAAACTATCGCCAAGGTACACCTTTAAATGAAAGGGTGGAAAATCTCTCAGAAGATGTTACCGAATCAGCTAGAAACACGGTTAAAGGTGTAGCGAAGGGTGCTCAACGTGGCGCAGAAAATTTGAAAGAAAATACTCAAAATGCTGCCCAATCTGCACCTAATGTGGTAGATAATGCCAAACAGAATGCCAAAAATTTACCTCATGGTGTAACTATGGACTAA